In Venenivibrio stagnispumantis, the following are encoded in one genomic region:
- a CDS encoding acyltransferase: MLVIFNFSIAKEVTIIGDSLSVGATKYLKSFIPDAYIDAKVGRKFQELGNIIPQLEKDGKLKDIVVLELGTNGDFEIEEALNYVDYLLNKGKKVILVNVKVPRWWQDIVNRKLYIINKLRPQTLLLDWYYISNTVCQMQNINCFREDGYHLTDEGSYIFSYYIYSAISVIRNGEN; this comes from the coding sequence TTGTTAGTAATTTTTAATTTTTCCATAGCGAAAGAAGTTACAATAATAGGAGATAGTTTGTCTGTAGGAGCAACCAAATATCTAAAAAGCTTCATACCTGATGCATATATAGATGCAAAAGTAGGAAGGAAGTTTCAAGAACTTGGCAATATCATTCCCCAACTGGAAAAAGATGGGAAATTAAAAGATATAGTTGTGTTAGAACTTGGAACAAATGGAGATTTTGAGATAGAAGAGGCTTTAAACTATGTAGATTATCTACTGAATAAAGGTAAAAAAGTAATTCTTGTAAATGTGAAAGTTCCAAGATGGTGGCAAGATATAGTAAATAGAAAGTTATATATAATCAATAAATTAAGACCCCAAACCCTTTTACTTGATTGGTATTATATTAGTAATACTGTTTGCCAAATGCAAAATATAAATTGTTTCAGGGAAGACGGCTATCATCTTACAGATGAAGGAAGTTATATATTTAGTTATTATATATACTCTGCCATTTCGGTTATAAGAAATGGAGAAAATTAG
- a CDS encoding acyltransferase family protein: MEKIRDRLDGLKGLLIIAVIIYHFLFVYYPTNIDFFKGGFLAVDLFFVLSGFLITKSMFRRYEQNEGEIGKTFIDLIYSRFIRLIPPFVFVLMIITGFVYFTKNDLFDTFAEEGIFSSLFLYNWWLIFRDIPYFQQYTTPIFLLNFWYLSVLFQLYIFWFLSFLFLRRFFSEKVIIYFLISLITLSLLENYIIGNVYQLTDRAYFGTDTRAFSFFIGALFYILKDKDYLSFLNHFLFKFLPVISLVLLITIFFEISSFNDYLYPFWFLVVDLIGLIILYGIFNFDFMKILSIFAIIGRRSYSLYLSHYPVFVLMQIILKEESILFAILTTIAITELSYNLIERFDLNNFPVYRIINAISFALSIGFIFGYINDYSKKQNIVSSKEENIVSISDTDIKEEVKEEISKIVKQDIQNSENKPTNQEKISKDENLEIDNQEYSEKIYMIGDSVMLGASNMLKKIFPNAYIDAKVGRQLKEVDKIIESNIDKIQSSQIVVIGLGTNGYFRKEDLEKIISKIGEDKKIYLLTVKVNKPWQNEVNKNIYQVAEEKPNVKVIDWYNIAKDKEDIFAEDKTHLNVRGIKLYSILIKKNINQEEEKYSDR; this comes from the coding sequence ATGGAGAAAATTAGAGATAGATTAGATGGTCTAAAAGGCTTATTAATTATCGCTGTTATTATATATCATTTTTTATTTGTTTATTATCCTACAAATATAGATTTTTTTAAAGGTGGATTTTTAGCAGTAGATTTATTTTTCGTTTTATCCGGATTTCTTATAACTAAATCTATGTTTAGAAGATATGAGCAAAATGAAGGGGAAATAGGGAAAACTTTTATAGATTTGATATATTCAAGATTTATAAGATTAATTCCACCATTTGTTTTTGTTTTAATGATAATAACAGGATTTGTTTATTTTACCAAAAATGATTTATTTGATACTTTTGCAGAAGAAGGTATTTTTTCATCTTTATTTTTATACAACTGGTGGCTTATTTTTAGAGATATTCCATATTTTCAGCAATATACAACACCTATATTTTTACTAAACTTTTGGTATCTTTCTGTTTTATTTCAGCTATATATTTTCTGGTTTTTATCTTTCTTATTTTTAAGAAGATTTTTTTCTGAGAAAGTAATCATATATTTCTTAATATCTCTGATAACTTTATCTTTATTGGAAAATTATATAATCGGAAATGTTTATCAATTAACAGATAGGGCTTATTTTGGAACGGATACGAGGGCTTTTTCTTTCTTTATCGGGGCATTATTTTATATTTTAAAAGATAAGGATTATTTATCATTTCTTAACCATTTTCTATTTAAATTCTTACCTGTAATTAGCTTAGTTTTATTAATAACAATATTTTTTGAAATTAGCAGTTTTAATGATTATTTATATCCATTTTGGTTTTTAGTAGTAGATTTAATAGGCTTAATAATTTTGTATGGAATTTTTAATTTTGATTTTATGAAGATTTTATCAATATTTGCTATTATAGGTAGAAGGTCATACTCTTTATATCTATCCCATTATCCTGTATTTGTTTTGATGCAGATAATTTTAAAAGAAGAAAGTATATTATTCGCAATTTTAACAACAATAGCAATAACAGAACTTAGCTATAATCTAATAGAAAGATTTGATTTAAATAATTTTCCGGTTTATAGAATTATAAATGCTATATCTTTTGCTTTATCAATTGGCTTTATTTTTGGTTATATAAATGATTACTCTAAGAAACAAAATATAGTTTCCTCAAAAGAAGAGAATATTGTTTCAATCTCGGATACAGATATAAAAGAAGAAGTAAAAGAGGAAATATCTAAGATAGTTAAACAAGATATTCAAAACTCTGAAAATAAACCTACAAATCAAGAAAAAATTTCTAAGGATGAAAATTTAGAGATTGATAATCAAGAATATTCAGAAAAAATATATATGATTGGTGATTCTGTTATGCTTGGGGCATCAAATATGTTAAAAAAGATATTTCCAAATGCATATATAGATGCAAAAGTAGGAAGGCAGTTAAAAGAAGTTGACAAAATTATAGAAAGCAATATTGATAAAATTCAAAGTTCTCAGATAGTAGTGATAGGACTTGGGACAAATGGGTATTTCCGTAAAGAAGATTTAGAAAAAATAATATCTAAAATAGGTGAAGATAAAAAGATATATCTTCTTACAGTAAAGGTAAATAAACCATGGCAAAATGAAGTAAATAAAAATATATATCAGGTAGCAGAGGAAAAGCCTAATGTAAAGGTTATAGATTGGTATAATATAGCAAAAGATAAAGAGGATATATTTGCAGAAGATAAAACACATTTAAATGTAAGAGGAATAAAATTATATTCTATCCTAATTAAGAAAAATATAAATCAAGAGGAAGAAAAATATTCAGATAGATAA
- a CDS encoding recombination protein O N-terminal domain-containing protein, protein MFFKDEAIILRKSIIWEKDISITVYMKKRGKENIYIQNGALLKSPYISITEPFNIFKGVFYIKKDSVFIQEVERYKNLAILIAKDIEIFKTGFEIINIFNRYIIYQDEKIYILLKKTFYYLSLSKNPKMIKLAFLIKLVYLSGIFPNNLKNLNWNYVLKIKNSPFKEIEKFNIPNINQYIKAFENYLSEYFSSS, encoded by the coding sequence ATGTTTTTTAAAGATGAAGCAATTATTTTAAGAAAAAGTATTATTTGGGAAAAGGATATATCAATAACCGTTTATATGAAAAAAAGGGGTAAAGAAAATATTTATATACAAAATGGAGCATTACTAAAATCTCCGTATATATCTATTACAGAGCCTTTTAATATATTTAAAGGTGTTTTTTATATAAAAAAAGATTCTGTTTTTATACAAGAAGTAGAAAGATATAAAAATCTTGCAATTTTAATAGCAAAAGATATAGAAATATTCAAAACCGGATTTGAGATTATCAATATATTTAACAGATATATCATTTACCAAGATGAAAAAATTTATATATTATTAAAGAAAACCTTTTATTACCTATCCTTATCAAAAAATCCTAAAATGATAAAACTTGCATTTTTAATCAAATTAGTTTATTTATCCGGAATTTTTCCAAATAATCTTAAAAATCTAAACTGGAATTATGTTTTAAAGATTAAAAACTCTCCTTTTAAAGAGATTGAAAAATTTAATATTCCAAATATAAATCAATATATCAAAGCATTTGAAAATTATCTATCTGAATATTTTTCTTCCTCTTGA
- the resB gene encoding cytochrome c biogenesis protein ResB, protein MNKNLFHKILQIAGNVKLGITYLIILALLSVLGSTYIKQGETYITYAKEFGNTAAKIIWITWLNDVFHAWYYQLLIVLVAIAVIASTIERFPKIYLSAYGKFEKKMTEGLLKKPSTIHTKTTLNIEEAVKAIAQLLHDKGFKKVEKVAEEEDAVYLFAEKGRISRWGMLVTHIGIIVFLTGAFIGSVFGIRGQIEIPEGEIRDYFYKFRQGSLSPSDEAVKLPFAIKLNKFWLDYYDNPQFQGAVKSFNSQIEILKNNKKVMETVVKVNHPVEYEGYRIFQASYGKTGDIKSADIVVVEFDKILSIMEKGNQLNQKLISEKDEDKKAEYEKQLRDLQREIDEYFQKAPRIKYTYGQEYIQFQDIKMKVLNQTLNYKNPMLINQDIYDPIIVVEFLYNGKDLRIPIIGDPTVALSAFEKFGYSQGFKYLMMIEKLEPRYFSGLQISNFPGTNLIWIGTVIIVFGTMLAFYTVHRRVWVKIQKDGNIYIALYSQKFRESFEESIKESLNEYLR, encoded by the coding sequence ATGTAAAACTGGGTATTACATATCTTATTATACTTGCTTTATTATCTGTTCTTGGCTCTACTTATATAAAACAAGGAGAAACTTATATAACTTATGCAAAAGAGTTTGGTAATACTGCTGCAAAAATTATATGGATAACTTGGCTAAATGATGTATTCCATGCATGGTATTATCAATTACTAATTGTGCTTGTAGCAATTGCAGTTATTGCTTCTACAATAGAAAGATTTCCAAAGATATATCTTTCTGCCTACGGAAAATTTGAGAAAAAAATGACAGAAGGTTTATTAAAAAAACCTTCTACAATACATACTAAAACAACATTAAACATAGAAGAAGCTGTAAAAGCAATAGCCCAATTACTTCATGATAAAGGTTTTAAAAAAGTAGAAAAAGTAGCAGAGGAAGAAGATGCCGTTTATCTTTTTGCAGAAAAAGGGAGAATATCAAGATGGGGAATGCTTGTTACCCACATTGGAATAATAGTGTTTTTAACCGGTGCATTTATAGGCTCTGTATTTGGAATAAGAGGACAGATAGAAATACCGGAAGGAGAAATAAGAGATTATTTTTATAAATTTAGACAAGGTTCTTTATCTCCAAGTGATGAAGCAGTAAAACTTCCATTTGCCATTAAATTAAACAAATTTTGGCTTGATTATTATGATAATCCACAATTTCAAGGAGCAGTAAAATCATTTAATAGCCAGATAGAAATATTAAAAAATAATAAAAAAGTTATGGAAACTGTTGTAAAAGTTAATCATCCGGTAGAGTATGAAGGTTATAGAATATTTCAAGCATCTTACGGAAAAACCGGAGATATAAAATCAGCAGATATTGTGGTTGTAGAATTTGATAAAATCCTATCAATAATGGAAAAAGGAAATCAGCTAAATCAAAAATTGATATCTGAAAAAGATGAAGATAAAAAAGCAGAATATGAAAAACAACTAAGAGATTTACAAAGAGAAATAGATGAATATTTCCAAAAAGCCCCAAGAATAAAATATACTTATGGGCAGGAATATATACAATTTCAAGATATTAAGATGAAAGTATTAAACCAAACATTAAATTATAAAAATCCTATGCTTATAAATCAAGATATATATGACCCTATTATCGTAGTAGAGTTTTTATATAATGGAAAAGATTTAAGAATTCCTATCATAGGAGACCCGACAGTAGCTTTATCAGCTTTTGAAAAATTCGGCTATTCTCAAGGATTTAAATATCTAATGATGATAGAAAAATTAGAACCAAGATATTTTTCCGGATTACAGATAAGTAATTTCCCCGGAACAAATTTAATCTGGATAGGAACTGTAATCATTGTATTTGGAACAATGCTTGCATTTTATACAGTCCACAGAAGGGTTTGGGTAAAAATCCAAAAAGATGGAAATATCTATATAGCTTTATATTCCCAAAAATTTAGAGAATCTTTTGAAGAAAGCATAAAAGAAAGTTTAAATGAATATCTAAGATGA